A genomic window from Candidatus Delongbacteria bacterium includes:
- a CDS encoding T9SS type A sorting domain-containing protein, with the protein MKKMILSAAVLGLAATAMAEYQIDFDPTMLPVGHGYPSCVANIGFVAPGTAYDAVMSGPSGFPEMYHAVWTNDGQVFSPTPINSIDMSFDCNGQMVTYSVPFQPFSTFYLPGPANPPAGPTDFGVDMSGSCEGIVTDTEDLPVAFDLGNAFPNPFNPSTTISFALPTAELVKLNIFNITGQKVATLANEMMVRGTHEVTFDASALSSGVYMYTIEAGDFTATKKMVLVK; encoded by the coding sequence ATGAAGAAAATGATCCTTTCCGCCGCTGTTCTGGGCCTGGCCGCCACCGCGATGGCCGAGTACCAGATCGACTTCGATCCCACCATGCTGCCCGTCGGCCATGGCTATCCCAGCTGCGTTGCCAACATTGGCTTCGTCGCCCCCGGCACCGCCTATGATGCCGTGATGTCCGGACCCTCCGGTTTCCCCGAGATGTATCATGCCGTGTGGACCAACGACGGTCAGGTGTTCAGCCCGACCCCCATCAACTCCATCGACATGTCCTTTGATTGCAACGGCCAGATGGTGACCTACAGTGTGCCCTTCCAGCCGTTCAGCACCTTCTACCTGCCCGGCCCCGCCAATCCCCCGGCCGGCCCGACCGACTTCGGCGTTGACATGAGCGGCAGCTGCGAAGGTATCGTCACCGATACCGAAGACCTGCCCGTCGCTTTCGACCTGGGCAATGCCTTCCCGAACCCCTTCAACCCCAGCACCACGATCAGCTTCGCCCTGCCGACCGCTGAGCTCGTGAAGCTGAACATCTTCAACATCACCGGTCAGAAGGTTGCCACCCTGGCCAACGAGATGATGGTTCGCGGCACCCACGAAGTGACCTTCGATGCCTCCGCCCTGAGCAGCGGCGTGTACATGTACACCATCGAAGCCGGCGACTTCACCGCCACCAAGAAGATGGTCCTGGTGAAGTAA
- a CDS encoding T9SS type A sorting domain-containing protein, with protein MMTRFLSAAVLGLAATAMAEYQIDFDPTMLPAGHGEPSCVAHIGFVAPGTAYNAVMSGPSGFPEMYHAVWTNDGQIFSPTPINSIDLFFYCSGQRTFSVAFAPFSTFYLPGPANPPAGPTNFGVDVGNCDMGIISVDDLPVVFELAEPFPNPFNPSSTISFALPTAELVKLNIFNITGQKVATLANEMMVRGTHEVTFDAFALSSGVYMVTIEAGNFTATRKMVLMK; from the coding sequence ATGATGACACGCTTCCTTTCCGCCGCCGTTCTGGGCCTGGCCGCCACCGCGATGGCCGAGTACCAGATCGATTTCGATCCCACCATGCTGCCCGCCGGCCATGGTGAGCCCTCCTGCGTGGCCCACATCGGCTTCGTGGCCCCCGGCACCGCCTACAACGCCGTGATGTCCGGCCCCTCCGGCTTCCCCGAGATGTACCATGCCGTGTGGACCAACGACGGCCAGATCTTCAGCCCGACCCCGATCAACTCCATTGACTTGTTCTTCTATTGCAGTGGCCAGAGGACCTTCAGCGTGGCCTTCGCCCCGTTCAGCACCTTCTACCTGCCTGGGCCTGCCAACCCGCCTGCCGGTCCGACCAACTTCGGCGTCGATGTCGGTAATTGCGATATGGGAATCATCAGCGTTGATGACCTGCCCGTGGTCTTCGAGCTTGCGGAGCCTTTCCCCAATCCATTCAATCCCAGCAGCACGATCAGCTTCGCCCTGCCGACGGCTGAGCTCGTGAAGCTGAACATCTTCAACATCACCGGTCAGAAGGTTGCCACCCTGGCCAACGAGATGATGGTTCGCGGCACCCACGAAGTGACCTTCGATGCCTTCGCCCTTAGCAGCGGGGTGTACATGGTCACCATCGAAGCCGGCAACTTCACGGCCACCAGGAAGATGGTCCTGATGAAGTGA
- a CDS encoding T9SS type A sorting domain-containing protein has product MTRLLLWIVFLGLAARAEAEFQIDIDPGQLPQGMEIVAINACFNSPNGIPLGCYDAVVSGPSGTPAMYHVVWAIDSVLNQAWVSSITLDYLCGDVIRTSSLAPGQYEMWYFPGPANPPVAPTGFPGIDPNMQCRSSQAEDLPVDFALNPAFPNPFNPSTTIRFTLPTAEFVRLTVFDLAGRQMATLANEMLARGTHDMIFDASALGSGVYMVTIEAGNSTATRKVLLLK; this is encoded by the coding sequence ATGACACGCTTGCTGCTTTGGATTGTCTTTCTGGGTCTCGCCGCACGTGCCGAGGCGGAGTTCCAGATTGACATCGACCCCGGCCAGCTGCCGCAGGGCATGGAGATCGTGGCCATCAACGCCTGTTTCAACAGCCCCAATGGCATCCCGCTGGGGTGCTACGACGCCGTGGTATCCGGCCCTTCCGGAACACCAGCGATGTACCACGTCGTCTGGGCAATCGACTCGGTGCTGAACCAGGCCTGGGTTTCAAGCATCACACTCGACTATCTGTGTGGTGATGTCATCCGCACATCCAGTCTTGCTCCCGGCCAGTACGAAATGTGGTACTTCCCGGGCCCGGCCAATCCGCCGGTCGCGCCAACCGGTTTCCCCGGAATTGATCCCAACATGCAGTGCCGTTCCTCCCAGGCTGAAGATCTTCCCGTGGACTTCGCGCTGAACCCCGCCTTTCCCAATCCCTTCAATCCCAGCACGACCATTCGCTTCACTCTGCCGACCGCCGAGTTCGTCAGGTTGACCGTCTTTGATCTGGCCGGGCGACAGATGGCCACCCTGGCCAACGAGATGCTGGCGCGCGGCACTCACGACATGATCTTCGATGCGTCTGCGCTGGGCAGCGGCGTGTACATGGTCACTATCGAAGCCGGCAACTCCACCGCCACACGAAAAGTGCTTCTGCTGAAGTGA
- a CDS encoding T9SS type A sorting domain-containing protein encodes MRTAITLGIACALSVPAIAEYQIDLDPSSLPHGFNYSGVSGCLSGMDGNPLGCFDAVISGSSGFPVMDHAVWTIDAQVQLAWFSSMILSIECNGYPLVYTLDYAPSEVVYHAGPADPPMSGPTDFGVDSTIDCLTYTADAIDQPGQFTLGHAFPNPFNPSTTIPFALPAAEKVTLTVFNIHGQKVASLAEGLMVRGTHEVTFDASALSSGVYMVTIEAGDFTATRKMVLLK; translated from the coding sequence ATGAGAACAGCAATCACACTCGGGATTGCATGCGCCCTGTCGGTGCCAGCAATTGCCGAATACCAGATAGACCTCGATCCTTCCAGTCTCCCTCATGGATTCAATTACTCAGGCGTCAGCGGTTGTCTGTCAGGAATGGATGGCAATCCGCTGGGTTGTTTTGATGCCGTGATCTCGGGATCGAGCGGCTTTCCCGTCATGGATCATGCCGTCTGGACAATTGATGCCCAAGTACAGCTGGCATGGTTCAGCAGTATGATCCTGAGCATCGAGTGCAATGGATACCCACTGGTGTACACATTGGACTATGCCCCGTCCGAAGTCGTGTACCATGCAGGACCTGCCGATCCACCGATGAGTGGTCCGACGGATTTTGGTGTGGACAGCACCATCGACTGTCTGACATACACGGCTGATGCCATCGACCAACCCGGGCAATTCACATTGGGCCATGCTTTCCCGAATCCCTTCAACCCCAGCACCACCATCCCCTTCGCGCTGCCTGCTGCCGAGAAGGTGACGCTGACTGTCTTCAACATCCACGGTCAGAAGGTCGCCAGCCTGGCCGAGGGCTTGATGGTTCGCGGCACCCACGAAGTGACCTTCGATGCCTCCGCCCTGAGCAGCGGCGTGTACA